The Clostridium beijerinckii genomic sequence ATATATGGACCGTCCACACTATATGCATATTCAAATTCTTCAATATCTAATCCAAGTACTATCATAGAGTATACATTACCTATTCGATAATATTCAGGAAAAGGAATGACAGCATAAGGTTCGCACATAGCTGGCTTAAATAAGAGTAGTTTACATGATGTTGCGTTCTGAGAGTGGATAGTGAAGTTAACACCTCCAGGTATAACTACTGCACCATTTTCTAGATAAAATCCAGGACGAATTTTAAATCCCTCAAATTCGTCGGTGGGAATTAAATTTTTCTGAAGCGTTTTTACAAATTCATCGAAATTTACAGTATTTTTTAAAGTATTTATATCTAGTTCTATATTCTCATTATTTGAAAATTTAGAAGTATCCACAATATATTTTCCTCCTTAATATTATTAGGACCCTCTTAGTTTTATTATATTAGGACGCATATGCTTTTAATCGATAAATGAAATAATTATTTAATTATCACTTAAATTATTGTATCAAAATTCTAATTTATATGTTTTTAACTAATGTAAGTTAGAAATATAGGATTAAGATATTTAAGTTGTGGTATAATTTTCATATAAGCTATTAATTACACAAAATTGGCTATATAAAAAATAATCTCCGATGAAGGTAATATACTATAGATAATAAAGAAAATATGGAATGTTTTATATAAAACAAATGGAGAAGCTATATACACTATAAGATTTGGGAATGAGGGGAAATAGATGACTAAAAAAATAATTTACAGTTTACTTATTGTAGCGGCGGTAGTTTCTGTAATACCAAAAGAAGTTTCAGCAGAATGGAAGCATAATAATACTGGTTGGTGGTATGAGGAAGGAAAATCTTATAGTACTGGCTGGAAACAAATAAATGGCTTATGGTACTATTTTGGTAATGATGGTTATATGAAGACAGGATGGATTTTAGATAAGGTTTGGTGGTATTATTTACAGGATAATGGTGCTATGGCATCTGGTAAAACATCAATTAAAGGTAAGGAGTATGAGCTTGATAATAATGGGAAATGGATAAATAATGCTCTTCCTAATAGAAATGTTAATATGAATATTAGCAGGCCTCCTTCAGAGGAAAAAATGAGTACAACCTCAGATTTTAGCTTGTTTGAGGAAAATGGAAATACGTATTTTAAAATTCAAGATAGCTATTATTTAAAAGGTGTATGGAATATAGATGGGAATATATATATTTTTGATGAAAATGGTGTGTTGCAAAAAGACGAATATACGTCGGAAAGTGGTAGAAAATATAGATTGGGGGATGATGGCAAGGTTATAGAATGTCTTAGTGACAAAAATTATAATTTATGTCCAGAATATGCACTGACTACTAAATCAACTACAGAGAACTACCAAGTTAAATTAGATGATAGTAATATGCTTACTATAACTGATGTCAATTCAGATGAACCAGAAAAGGATGGAGTAAGAATTGAGGATGGAGCAGGTTACAAATTAGACAATACTAAACCAAGGGCAACTATTAATGGAAATACTTTATATTGTAGAACTAATCAAGCTATAGATT encodes the following:
- a CDS encoding cell wall-binding protein; this translates as MTKKIIYSLLIVAAVVSVIPKEVSAEWKHNNTGWWYEEGKSYSTGWKQINGLWYYFGNDGYMKTGWILDKVWWYYLQDNGAMASGKTSIKGKEYELDNNGKWINNALPNRNVNMNISRPPSEEKMSTTSDFSLFEENGNTYFKIQDSYYLKGVWNIDGNIYIFDENGVLQKDEYTSESGRKYRLGDDGKVIECLSDKNYNLCPEYALTTKSTTENYQVKLDDSNMLTITDVNSDEPEKDGVRIEDGAGYKLDNTKPRATINGNTLYCRTNQAIDLGMIKVSSVDDKSSSFPNLIAMSKSEDDSVAVSGINLSLEDGFFKDIHPTVIAYKAGKTTITINVNGIKTSFDVVVTE